The proteins below are encoded in one region of Nilaparvata lugens isolate BPH chromosome X, ASM1435652v1, whole genome shotgun sequence:
- the LOC120355086 gene encoding uncharacterized protein LOC120355086, with the protein MSHEFDRINSGVPRRGKRTLDEDAIHSQIIDSNFDELTTTNLHSFFLSRISTSIMVDLGVSFSSSWEDVKKALKERYAGARKSVSAMAMRVLELNRDLGESIGSFANRLSQLVKELKSKVLDSCNTKEEGVWRNKIYEELSMEVLLRAASERVCTSVKIAKPQSLEETIQIVKDEESYWKEASHRHSNWRVVENKRRYSLNSRTSPVYGNRSNQKWRTDVKGLVTNGKGNRKEREGKLARNECWECREEGHFARECPYIYRKEVTPKKNFGRREVNALRRKENRKKNLEGSSDGESLTHSSDIENSCYRYESQYREKNEKDWPELKENKSSKLSTKKGRNKD; encoded by the coding sequence ATGTCTCATGAATTTGATCGGATCAATTCAGGAGTTCCAAGGAGAGGTAAAAGAACTCTAGATGAAGATGCCatccattctcaaattattgacagcaattttgatgaattaacaACTACAAACCTGCATTCGTTTTTCTTGTCTAGAATAAGTACATCAATTATGGTTGATTTGGGAGTATCGTTCAGTTCATCTTGGGAGGATGTTAAAAAAGCCCTTAAAGAACGTTATGCAGGTGCAAGGAAATCAGTCTCTGCAATGGCAATGAGAGTGTTGGAATTGAATCGTGATTTGGGAGAGTCAATTGGTAGTTTTGCCAATCGGTTATCGCAATTGGTTAAAGAATTGAAATCGAAAGTTTTAGATTCGTGTAATACTAAAGAGGAAGGGGTATGGAGAAATAAAATCTATGAAGAGTTATCAATGGAAGTTTTGTTAAGAGCAGCTTCGGAGCGAGTATGTACGAGTGTGAAAATTGCAAAACCTCAGTCTTTAGAAGAGACTATTCAAATTGTCAAAGATGAGGAGTCTTATTGGAAAGAAGCTAGTCATAGACACTCAAATTGGAGAGTGGTTGAGAATAAGAGAAGATATTCACTTAATAGTAGAACCTCTCCTGTTTATGGTAACAGATCGAACCAGAAATGGAGAACTGATGTAAAGGGATTGGTTACTAATGGGAAAggaaatagaaaggaaagagaAGGGAAATTAGCACGAAACGAGTGTTGGGAGTGTAGAGAAGAAGGGCATTTTGCCAGAGAATGTCCTTACATTTATAGAAAGGAAGTTACCCCAAAAAAGAATTTTGGAAGAAGAGAAGTCAATGCTTTGAGGAGGAaggaaaatcgcaaaaaaaatTTGGAAGGTAGTTCTGATGGAGAGAGTTTAACTCACTCCTCAGATATTGAAAATAGCTGTTACCGTTATGAAAGTCAATAtcgagagaaaaatgaaaaagactggcctgaattgaaggaaaataaatCATCCAAATTATCGACAAAGAAAGGTAGGAATAAAGATTGA